The following are encoded together in the Oncorhynchus masou masou isolate Uvic2021 chromosome 5, UVic_Omas_1.1, whole genome shotgun sequence genome:
- the LOC135540075 gene encoding chromodomain-helicase-DNA-binding protein 5-like isoform X6, whose translation MKEGKMPKVKKRKKEGGGGGGIGVGGNDQEEQALEREDDHPLQRPEIGSESESSTYAPAPTTKKKKKKPKEKKEKKPKRKKREEEEEEEDDDDDDDDDDDDENNKEPKSSSQLMQEWGLEDVQYGFTEEDYTTLTNYKAFSQFLRPLIAKKNPKIPMSKMMTVLGSKWREFSANNPFKGTSATAVAAAVAAAVEMVTVASPISVKEVTTLPSSQPGPIRKAKTKDGKGPGVRRKTKTVKEVKKKSKGKKTKSKKKASSSEEDFGLEESDFDDVSIHSASVRSDTSGNAKKKARKGRKKRKREDGDGYETDHQDYCEVCQQGGEIILCDTCPKAYHLVCLDPELEKAPEGKWSCPHCEKEGIQWEAKDDEDDEEEEEEVAVEEEDDHLEFCRVCKDGGELLCCDTCPSSYHIHCLNPPLPEIPNGEWLCPRCMCPPLKGKVQRILHWTWGDPPLPTEVPPGPDGEMVDPLVKPPLKGHPERELFVKWAGLSYWHCSWVSELQLELYHAVMYRNYQRKNDMDEPPPYDYGSGEEELNNEKRKSKDLQYAAMEERFYRYGIKPEWMVIHRIINHSYDKDGDVHYMIKWRDLPYDQCTWEVDDFDVPEYHHSKHSYWDHREQMIGDDQRPLVVRKGKKGKEEEKRREREIPPDAPIIDPTIKFEHQPWYINATGGTLHPYQLEGLNWLRFSWAQGTDTILADEMGLGKTVQTIVFLYSLYKEGHSKGPYLVSAPLSTIINWEREFEMWAPDFYVVTYTGDKDSRAVIRENEFTFEDSTVKTGRKVFRMKKDSAIKFHVLLTSYELITIDQTILGSINWACLVVDEAHRLKNNQSKFFRILNGYKIYYKLLLTGTPLQNNLEELFHLLNFLTPERFNNLEGFLEEFADISKEDQIKKLHDLLGPHMLRRLKADVFKNMPSKTELIVRVELSPMQKKYYKFILTRNFEALNSKSGGNQVSLLNIMMDLKKCCNHPYLFPVAAMEAPVLPNGSYDGNQLVKSSGKLTLLQKMLKKLKDEGHRVLIFSQMTKMLDLLEDFLEYEGYKYERIDGGITGGLRQEAIDRFNAPGAQQFCFLLSTRAGGLGINLATADTVIIYDSDWNPHNDIQAFSRAHRIGQNKKVMIYRFVTRASVEERITQVAKRKMMLTHLVVRPGLGSKTGSMSKQELDDILKFGTEELFKDEMEAAARAMGSHQKLWDIKDGDEGSVIHYDDNAISKLLDRSQNATEDTEIQNMNEYLSSFKVAQYVVKDEDAEEEPQREIIKQEENVDPDYWEKLLRHHYEQQQEDLARNLGKGKRIRKQVNYNDTSQEDQEWQDDLSDNHSEYSVGSEDEDEDFEERPEGGRRHSRRQLKSDRDKPLPPLLARVGGNIEVLGFNTRQRKAFLNAIMRWGMPPQDAFNSHWLVRDLRGKSEKEFRAYVSLFMRHLCEPGADGAETFADGVPREGLSRQHVLTRIGVMSLVRKKVQEFEHVNGKYSTPDLIPLGLELKKLTESLSSDPNTPVPASPVATPQPPGTPVPPEKMDSTSGPTEDKETTELEYKKLPELETNLSTESSSQVGKTDKAADWDETVKCSTEDKPVSSEESSERTDTPSTLPEPFTNPKEPPSKQTELSSNQSSPKAEPCRETEKSLDKGDSDPAPAKREEKELKPVFSDEPKSEDMPVPEGRLNGEKEAQEETEDIRREVEKNGFKMRFMFNIADGGFTELHTLWQNEERAAVSSGKMYDIWHRRHDYWLLAGIVTHGYARWQDIQNDPRYAILNEPFKTEMHKGNYLEMKNKFLARRFKLLEQALVIEEQLRRAAYLNMTQDPNHPAMALNTRFAEVECLAESHQHLSKESLAGNKPANAVLHKGLSSPSVYTAAGLKHCLQTQDLVLNQLEELLSDMKADVTRLPNMLSRIPPVSARLQMSERSILSRLTNRGNEPPPQQPFGQSSFACSQMYSTGFGGSFRGPVGGAMVNYSQMPLGPYVSVSNGPPPPSSHLDKKSCDPLRDVTTPDLKSGKPSDVICIED comes from the exons ggaggaggaggtggcggAATAGGAGTTGGTGGCAATGACCAGGAGGAGCAGGCCTTGGAGCGGGAGGATGACCATCCACTGCAACGTCCAGAGATTGGCTCAGAGAGCGAGAGCAGCACCTACGCCCCTGCCCCCAccacaaagaagaagaagaagaaaccaaaggagaagaaagagaagaaaccCAAacggaagaagagagaagaggaggaggaggaggaggatgatgatgatgatgacgacgacgatgatgatgatgaaaataATAAG GAGCCCAAGTCATCCAGTCAGCTGATGCAGGAGTGGGGTCTGGAAGATGTGCAGTATGGCTTCACAGAGGAGGACTATACAaccctcaccaactacaaggctTTCAGCCAGTTCCTCAG GCCACTTATTGCCAAGAAGAACCCTAAGATCCCCATGTCAAAGATGATGACAGTGTTAGGGTCCAAGTGGCGTGAGTTCAGTGCCAACAACCCCTTTAAAGGCACCTCCGCAACTGCTGTGGCTGCCGCGGTGGCTGCTGCTGTGGAAATGGTCACTGTGGCCTCGCCCATCTCTGTCAAAGAGGTGACTACCCTACCAAGCTCTCAGCCTGGGCCAATCAGAAAAGCCAAAACCAAAGATGGAAAGG GGCCTGGGGTAAGACGGAAGACAAAGACTGTAAAGGAGGTGAAGAAGAAGAGTAAAGGGAAGAAGACCAAATCAAAGAAGAAAGCATCCTCG AGTGAAGAGGACTTTGGGCTGGAGGAGTCGGACTTTGATGATGTCAGCATCCACAGTGCCTCAGTGCGCTCTGATACCTCGGGGAATGCCAAGAAGAAAGCCCGGAAGGGTCGGAAAAAAAGGAAAA GAGAGGATGGGGACGGCTATGAGACAGACCACCAGGACTACTGTGAGGTGTGCCAGCAGGGAGGGGAGATCATCCTGTGTGACACCTGTCCCAAAGCTTACCACCTGGTGTGTCTGGACCCCGAGCTGGAGAAGGCCCCCGAGGGCAAGTGGAGCTGCCCCCACTGT GAGAAGGAGGGCATCCAGTGGGAGGCCaaagatgatgaagatgatgaggaggaggaggaggaggttgcgGTTGAGGAAGAGGATGACCACCTGGAGTTCTGCAGAGTGTGTAAAGATGGAGGGGAGTTGCTGTGCTGTGacacctgcccctcctcctatCATATCCACTGCCTCAACCCTCCCCTGCCTGAGATACCCAATGGGGAGTGGCTGTGCCCACGCTGCATG tGCCCACCACTGAAGGGGAAGGTACAGAGGATTCTCCACTGGACTTGGGGGGATCCCCCTTTACCCACTGAGGTGCCCCCTGGCCCTGATGGAGAGATGGTGGACCCGCTGGTCAAGCCCCCCCTGAAGGGCCACCCGGAGAGGGAACTATTTGTCAAGTGGGCTGGTCTCTCCTACTGGCACTGCTCCTGGGTCAGCGAACTACAG TTAGAGCTGTACCATGCGGTGATGTACCGTAACTACCAGCGGAAGAACGACATGGACGAGCCCCCTCCGTACGACTACGGCTCTGGGGAGGAGGAGCTGAACAACGAGAAGAGGAAGAGTAAAGACCTGCAGTATGCTGCCATGGAGGAGAGATTCTACCGCTACGGCATCAAGCCAGAGTGGATGGTCATCCACAGGATCATCAACCACAG TTATGATAAGGATGGAGATGTGCACTACATGATCAAGTGGAGAGACCTGCCCTATGACCAGTGCACCTGGGAGGTGGATGACTTTGATGTCCCTGAGTATCACCACAGCAAACACTCCTACTGGGACCACAG GGAGCAGATGATTGGTGATGACCAGCGCCCCTTAGTGGTGAGAAAGGGAAAgaagggtaaagaggaggagaagaggagggagagagaaatccCCCCCGATGCCCCAATTATAGAT cCTACCATCAAGTTTGAACATCAACCCTGGTACATCAATGCCACTGGGGGCACCCTGCATCCGTACCAGCTGGAGGGTCTAAACTGGTTACGGTTCTCCTGGGCACAGGGCACAGACACTATCCTGGCAGACGAGATGGGCCTGGGCAAGACTGTCCAGACCATCGTCTTCCTCTACTCACTCTACAAGGAG ggTCACTCCAAAGGGCCATACCTGGTCAGTGCCCCCCTGTCCACCATCATCAACTGGGAGAGGGAGTTTGAGATGTGGGCCCCAGACTTCTACGTGGTCACTTACACTGGGGACAAAGATAGCCGAGCGGTCATCAGGGAGAACGAGTTCACATTTGAGGACAGTACAGTCAAGACAGGCCGCAAGGTCTTCCGTATGAAG AAAGACAGTGCCATCAAGTTCCATGTGTTGTTGACATCATATGAGCTGATTACCATTGATCAGACCATTCTGGGCTCCATTAACTGGGCCTGTCTAGTGGTGGACGAGgcccacagactgaagaacaACCAGTCAAAG TTTTTCAGAATCCTCAACGGTTATAAGATCTACTATAAGCTGCTACTGACTGGCACTCCTCTGCAGAACAACCTGGAGGAGCTGTTTCACCTGCTCAACTTCCTCACCCCAGAGAGATTTAA tAACCTGGAGGGCTTTCTGGAAGAGTTTGCAGACATCTCCAAGGAGGACCAGATCAAGAAGCTGCATGACCTGCTGGGCCCACACATGCTCAGGAGACTGAAGGCTGATGTCTTCAAGAACATGCCTTCCAAGACAGAGCTCATTGTACGAGTGGAGCTCAGCCCCATGCAGAA GAAGTACTACAAGTTCATCCTGACGCGGAACTTTGAGGCGCTCAACTCCAAGAGCGGGGGCAACCAGGTGTCCCTTCTCAACATCATGATGGACCTGAAGAAGTGTTGCAACCACCCCTACCTGTTCCCAGTGGCAGCTATg GAGGCGCCAGTGTTACCCAATGGCTCTTATGATGGGAACCAGCTGGTCAAGTCCTCAGGCAAACTCACCCTGCTCCAGAAGATGCTGAAGAAACTCAAAGATGAAGGACACAGAGTTCTCATCTTCTCGCAGATGACTAAGATGCTGGATCTGCTTGAGGACTTTCTGGAATACGAGGGCTACAAATATGAACGCATCGATGGAGGCATCACAGGGGGGCTACGACAGGAGGCTATCGACCGCTTCAATG CACCGGGCGCACAGCAGTTCTGCTTCCTGCTCTCCACCCGAGCTGGAGGCCTGGGCATCAACCTAGCCACGGCAGACACCGTCATCATCTACGACTCAGACTGGAACCCTCACAACGATATCCAG GCATTCAGCAGGGCCCACCGTATAGGTCAGAACAAGAAGGTGATGATCTATCGCTTTGTGACACGGGCCAGCGTGGAGGAGCGTATCACCCAGGTGGCCAAGAGGAAGATGATGTTGACCCACCTGGTGGTGAGGCCCGGCCTGGGCTCCAAAACCGGCTCCATGTCCAAACAGGAGCTGGACGACATCCTCAAGTTTGGCACTGAGGAGCTCTTCAAGGATGAGATGGAGGCGGCCGCTCGGGCCATGGGTTCCCACCAGAAACTGT GGGATATAAAGGATGGAGATGAGGGCAGTGTCATTCACTATGATGACAATGCCATCTCCAAGCTGCTGGACCGTAGCCAGAATGCCACGGAGGACACTGAGATCCAGAACATGAACGAATACCTCAGCTCCTTCAAGGTGGCCCAGTATGTGGTCAAAGACGAGGACGCGGag GAGGAGCCCCAGCGGGAGATCATTAAGCAGGAGGAGAATGTGGATCCAGACTACTGGGAGAAGCTGCTGAGGCACCACTATGAGCAGCAGCAAGAGGACCTGGCCCGTAACCTGGGCAAAGGCAAACGCATCCGCAAGCAGGTCAACTACAACGACACGTCTCAGGAGGACCAAG AGTGGCAGGATGATCTTTCAGACAATCATTCCGAGTACTCCGTGGGGTCCGAGGACGAGGACGAAGATTTCGAGGAGAGGCCGGAAG GTGGGCGCAGGCACTCTCGCAGACAGCTGAAGAGTGACAGGGACAAACCTCTGCCACCCCTGCTGGCACGCGTAGGGGGCAACATCGAG GTGCTGGGGTTCAACACCCGTCAGCGGAAGGCCTTCCTCAACGCTATCATGCGCTGGGGCATGCCTCCTCAGGACGCCTTCAACTCTCACTGGCTGGTCAGAGACCTGAGAGGGAAGAGTGAGAAAGAGTTCAG gGCCTATGTGTCCCTGTTCATGAGACATCTTTGTGAGCCGGGGGCAGACGGAGCGGAGACCTTTGCAGACGGTGTCCCACGAGAGGGGCTGTCCCGCCAACATGTCCTCACCAGGATCGGAGTTATGTCTCTGGTCAGGAAAAAG GTCCAGGAGTTTGAGCATGTCAATGGAAAGTACAGCACTCCAGACCTGATCCCACTTGGACTAGAGTTGAAGAAACTGACTGAGAGTCTGTCCTCTGACCCCAACACCCCTGTCCCTGCCAGCCCTGTAGCCACACCCCAGCCTCCTGGCACTCCAGTCCCACCAG AGAAGATGGATTCAACCTCAGGGCCTACTGAAGACAAGGAGACCACAGAATTAGAGTACAAGAAGCTACCAGAATTGGAG ACTAATCTAAGTACAGAGTCATCTTCCCAGGTAGGGAAGACAGACAAGGCTGCtgactgggatgagacagtgAAGTGCAGCACAGAGGACAAACCAGTCTCCTCAGAGGAGAGTAGTGAAAGGACAGACACACCCTCCACACTTCCAGAGCCATTCACCAATCCTAAAGAGCCTCCATCCAAACAGACAGAGCTGTCGTCCAATCAAAGCTCACCAAAAG CGGAGCcttgtagagagacagagaagtctTTAGATAAAGGAGACAGTGATCCTGCCCCAGCCAAACGTGAGGAAAAGGAACTGAAGCCAG TTTTTTCAGACGAGCCCAAGAGCGAGGACATGCCAGTGCCCGAGGGCCGGCTTAACGGTGAGAAAGAAGCACAGGAGGAGACGGAGGACAtcaggagggaggtggagaagaaCGGCTTCAAAATGAGGTTCATGTTCAACATCGCCGACGGAGGCTTCACAG AGCTACACACCCTGTGGCAGAACGAGGAGCGGGCCGCTGTGTCATCTGGGAAGATGTATGACATCTGGCACCGTCGCCACGACTACTGGTTGCTGGCTGGCATCGTAAC ACATGGCTATGCCCGCTGGCAGGACATTCAGAACGACCCACGTTATGCCATCCTCAATGAGCCATTCAAGACTGAGATGCACAAGGGGAACTACCTGGAGATGAAGAACAAGTTCCTGGCTCGCCGCTTTAAG ctgTTGGAGCAGGCTCTGGTGATAGAGGAGCAGTTAAGAAGGGCAGCGTACCTGAATATGACCCAAGACCCCAACCACCCGGCTATGGCCCTGAATACCCGCTTTGCTGAGGTGGAGTGTCTGGCTGAGTCCCACCAGCACCTGTCCAAGGAGTCTCTGGCCGGGAACAAGCCAGCCAACGCTGTGCTGCACAAAGGTCTGTCATCTCCCAGTGTGTACACAGCAGCAGGactaaaacactgtctacaaacTCAAGATCTGG taCTGAACCAGCTGGAGGAGCTGCTGAGTGATATGAAGGCAGATGTGACGCGGCTTCCCAACATGTTGTCCCGGATCCCCCCCGTGTCTGCCCGTCTGCAGATGTCTGA